In Aegilops tauschii subsp. strangulata cultivar AL8/78 chromosome 3, Aet v6.0, whole genome shotgun sequence, one genomic interval encodes:
- the LOC120962108 gene encoding uncharacterized protein yields the protein MAGAQDIASARPLPLTLLLHNLAAGVVASLRRQRQLRAHADEITNGRNLNPDVVERIQNDKFHEWIQAHIKKLEKENGIHNIEKDIRLLARGPVNAAKIYCAFNSRGYHFTPKRLDKETQNSGVMVTAKTASYDSARDANPVLHDVTYYGRVIDIVELNYSGQFSVVLFKCGWVDVFSET from the exons ATGGCGGGAGCGCAGGACATCGCCTCCGCCCGACCATTACCTTTAACGCTGCTTCTCCACAATCTGGCGGCGGGGGTCGTTGCTTCTCTACGTCGTCAGCGCCAGCTAAG AGCTCATGCTGATGAGATCACTAATGGACGCAATTTAAACCCTGATGTTGTCGAGAGGATTCAAAATGATAAGTTCCACGAATGGATCCAAGCTCAT ATAAAGAAATTGGAGAAGGAAAATGGCATCCACAACATTGAAAAGGATATTAGATTGCTCGCCCGCGGCCCAGTTAATGCAGCCAAAATATATTGCGCTTTCAACTCCCGAGGCTACCATTTTACGCCTAAACGCTTGGATAAAGAGACACAAAATAGTGGAGTCATGGTAACTGCAAAAACAGCTAGTTATGATTCAGCACGTGATGCCAATCCTGTTTTACATGATGTGACGTACTACGGGAGGGTAATTGATATTGTCGAGCTAAACTACTCTGGACAGTTTTCAGTGGTGTTGTTTAAATGTGGATGGGTTGATGTGTTCTCAGAAACATGA